Genomic segment of Dehalobacter sp. 12DCB1:
ATTTTGATTCATGCCTGTTGCGCCACCTGTGCAGGTTATGTCCTGGAGCAGCTTTCTGGGGATTTTACTCCGGTCATCTACTATTGCAATCCTAACATTCATCCGAAGGAAGAATACCTACTCCGGAGCAGTGAACTGCAAAAATATGCCGCTGCCCAAAACATATCTTTTATCGAGGATCCTTATGTCCCCCGACAGTGGTTGACACAAGTGAAAGGTTTGGAGAATGAACCGGAGAAAGGACTTCGCTGTGACCGCTGCTTTGCTCTGAGACTTCAAAAAACGGCCGCATATGCTTTGAAAAACGATATCAGCATCTTTACAACCACGCTGACCATCAGCCCTCATAAAAGCAGCAAACGCATTCTAGAGATAGGTCAAAAGGTTGCTGATGAGAACTGTCTCAAATTCTTGGCCAGAAATTTTAAAAAACAGGATGGATATAAAAAGACGATGGAGATCGCGCGGTCCCAAAATTTCTACCTTCAAAAATATTGCGGCTGTGTTTATTCCGTTCGTTGAATAACAGAATAACCAAAACTTAACTACTAGATTTTTGTTTATAATCGTTGACTTTAAGGCTTTTCCATGTTAATTTTTTATTGAAGAGTCTCTAGATAATTGATGTCTAGGTATAAAATCTAGCCGCAGTTGTCTTTGGACTTTGCGCAAGAAGCTCCCGGACGCGGGAGCTTCTGTTATTTTATCCAATTATTTTTGACCGGTAGAAAATACACCATTGCACATTCTTATACATATATTGCATCAAATACCAATTCATACCAATTATACAAGGGGGGTCTTGCGATTATGGCTTACGAAGGTGCAGTTGCCGGTAATGTTGTAACAGGAGGCGCAGTTGGTGGTTGTTGCTGTACGCCAAATTTTTGCGGAATTGCTATTGTAACAGTGATTATTCTGCTCTTGATTGCGATGGGGATTTTATTCTAAGAACCCAATATCTTATTATTTAATCTGACTATAAGAGAGGTGAAAAATAAATGTACGGTTATGGATGCTGCTGCAGAACTGCCCCGGTGGCTCCGGTTGCCCCAGTGGCTCCGGTATATGGCGGTGTAGGTGTAGGTATTATCGCGATTGCGATTCTTATCCTTATTGCTCTGGGTGTAATCTTCTAAAAAATTGTAAAACGAATAAGAGGAGGACAAAAGTACGTATCTTTTGTCCTCCTCTTAATTGGGGACAAATACGTCACTTTGTCCCTCGAGACCACGATACTTTATTTACTGTCAAAAAGCTTTAGAACCGGGAAGGAATTCCATAGTTTCTATGGAATAATTTAAATATACAGTCAGCATAATAAAGTATCAGAGGTTTTACTATGAAGAATGTTGCATTTTTTCTTATTCCGAAAAAAGATGTCATCTTTCTTAAAAAAAATGCTACGATGCGTCAGGCGCTTGAACGTATGGAGTACCATGGATATGCCGCGATCCCTCTGGTGGATTCCAAGGGGCATTACGCGGGAACTGTAACAGAGGGCGACCTCCTTTGGAAGCTGAAGAATACCCCTGATCTCACGTTCGGCAACACGGAAAAAATACATCTGGATGAGATTGAACAACGTACCCAGAATGCACCCGTTTCGATCAATGCACAGATCAATGATCTTATTTCTAGGGCGATCCAGCAGAATTTTGTTCCCGTGATTGACGATCAGGGAATTTTTATCGGGATCGTTCGACGCCGCGAAATTATCGAATATTGTGCGAAACTACTAAATGTAAATGCAGATAATCTTAGAATCATATAAAAAGGGAAATAATTTAAGGACGCTACCACTCCTTGCCAGCTATGGCAACACGGTAACGTCCTAAACATTTCTATATGGATCATGTGATTGCTGATAGAAGCTTATCCTTCTTTTTTCTCTTCAGTCGAATCCTTGGTTCCCTTGACGCTGTCTTCCAGATCATCGGTCGCGGACTTAAATTCTTTAATACCTTTGCCCATAGCTTTGCCCAATTCAGGAAGTTTCCCTGGGCCAAAAATAATCAACACAACGACTAAGATAATGACTAATGTCATGGGAGCAATCATTCCAAAAATAGGTTGCACTTCTGTCACCCTCCTTTTCATATTACTATATCATGAAATCTACAAAAAACCAATTTCTTTACCCTACATCATCCTATCGTAGAAAGAGAAAAATTACAAGTATTTTCGCCAGAAAACATGGATTGATAAACAAGATATAATTCCCAGATTAATCCCCATAATTCTCCTGAAGCCTCAGTTACGCAAATGCCCATCTCTTTAGCTTCAGCCCGGCCTATCGGATAACCGTGCGAAAAATAACCGTTTGTGAGGTTTTGCGTGACCACTTTCACCTTTTCTTTATTATTTTTCAGCATATATTTGGAAAGCAGAGATTCGGCATATTGTCTGGAAGCCTTTAAGGCTTTCTCATAATCCCCAATCAGCCACGGATCAAGTTTATTCAAAACCGAATTGACGATGATTTCAGAGACCTCCGTATTCGAGTTGTTTTCTATGAGTTCTTCAATATATTCAAAGCAGCAGCGCAGGGCCTGGACCGGTATCCAGAAATCCTTATACAACGGATGCTTGACTAACGGGTCTATCGGCCCCAGCTCGGATATTGGGCCCATCACAACTTCATCCGCTCCCAGAACAATCATTGAAGCTGCTGATTTCGCTGAAAAAGGAACAATGACTGAAAACTCTTCACAAAATTCTCTGATTAGCATGACAACCTTATAGGGTGTGTCAACCGCACCTCCATAGCTGTGCAGGAAAAGGTCAATTTTTGGGGTTCTTCCAATCTTATTCAATTCCTGATACAGCGGAACCAGAATTCCATCGTCGAGAGGTGTATAAGAAAAATAGACAATAACTTTAGAATGCCGTATTTTTTCTATTTCTTCCAATAATGCTTTCCTTCTCTGGTCATTCAAAAAATACACAGCTCCTTACTTAGTAATTCATGTATAATATACTATTTTTTACCATATCAATGGGTGTTTGTATCTCTTGAAAAAATAGCAAAAGCCGCTGCGGCGGCTCTTAATGATAATTTAAGGTTGACGTGGTACTAGTACCACGTCAACCTTAAATTATCCATCATAACGTGAGTAGATTTTTCGCAACTTCGTATCTTAGTAGCTTCTCTCACCGATGAAATCAGCCAGCTCAATTAAAGCAGCCTTGGCCGGGATATCGGGGAGTTCTCGAAGGTTTGTTTTAGCTTTGACAATATACTGCTCAACCACTTTGCTGGATTTATCGATTCCGCCTGCCTGGATTATCAGCTGGATTGCCTCGGCTACTTCGGCATCCGTTTTCGTTTTCTGCCCCAAAAGCTCCTTTAATCTTTCTTTCTGCAGAGAATCCTTTAATGCAAAGATCATCGGCAGGGTAATGATCCCCTGGCGGATATCTCCTCCGACCGGTTTTCCCAGTTCTTTGGGATTTGCAGTTATATCAAGGATATCATCGACAATTTGAAACGCGAGACCGAGGTAATTACCGTACTTGCTCATCAGCCATATCTGTCTCGGACTGGCATTCGATACTTTGGCACCTAATTTGCAGCATAAGCCGATCAGCAGCGCTGTTTTCCGCTGAATGCGATAAAGGTACTGCTTCAAGGTTTGTGTTGTATCGTATGAGGACTTGATTTGCTGAATTTCACCCTGACACATTTCAATACAGACATCAGCTAAAATGCTGGATACCGCAGAATTATCAATCTTCACAATCAGTTCTAGGGCCTTAGCAAACAGGTAGTCCCCTGTCGCCATCGATACGGTATTTCCCCAGCCTGCGGTTAGGGTTGGACGTCCTCTGCGTGTAAGGGACGCATCGACAACATCATCGTGAATCAATGTTGCCATATGTATAAGTTCCAGGGCCATTGCAACAGGAAGAAGCTTCTCAAACCGGTAGTCAAAAAATTTCCCGGCAAGAAGCGTAAAACTCGGACGCAACCTCTTTCCGCCAGCTTGCAGAAGATAAAGACAAGTTTGCGAAAACATAGGATCATCGACATTAAGAAATTTATCAAGTTCCTTTTCGACTTTTTTCAGATCTGCATTGATTTCTCTAAAAAATTTCTGACGTTTCAACTATTATTCACCCGCTTGCATGTCTTTCTGATTCTCTTGTTTATCGGGAGACGGTTCTTCAATTTCCTGATAGGAAAGAAGCTCTTCATCTTCCGCTATTTTTTTAGACTGAGCCGGTTTATCCTTAGGAGGATCTTCTTTCAAAGCATTTTGAATTAGACCGTTGGGAGCACTAAGCGCACCCCTAAATTCTCTGGTGACTTCATTGGTAAATTTTCGTACCTGAAATATTATTTTGCCCAAAGTCCTCGCCACAACGGGCAAATCCTCCGGCCCAAATAGAACGACAGCGATGACCAATATTAGCGCAATTTCAGTCATACTCATTGGTTCTGTCCCCCTCCCTCTTCGTTTTCGGAAGGCTGAAGTTCTTTTTTCTTTCTCGTAATAAGATAGCCCAGCCATATACTTAGTTCATAAAGCATGTATATTGGGCCTGCCATCAGTAGCTGGGTTAGAAGATCCGGTGTCGGGGATACGACTACGGTAAGTATAACAATGGCAAAAAAAGCCCATTTGCGAAATTTGGCAAGCGTTTTTGGAGACAAATGCCCGGTTCTCATCAGGAAAAGCAATACAACCGGTAGCTGAAATACTGCTCCGAAAGTCCCCATAAACGTTAAGATAAATTTCAGATAAGAGGATTTGGTCACAAAAGGCGTAGAATCTACGGCTCCTCCTCCTGCAAGCAACAGGAACTTCAAACAGACCGGCAAAACAAGATAGTAGGCAAAAGCGGCACCGGCAATAAAAAGAATAAATGATGACGCAACGATGTAGTAAAGATATTTACGTTCGTTTTTTTTGAGACCCGGAAGTATAAAGCTCCAGATCTGCCACAATACAACGGGAAGGGCAATCATAATACCGGTTACTACCGATATTTGCAGCTTTACCATAATCGGCTCCATTGGAGTTGTGGTAATAAAGCTTACTCCGGCCATTTCCGTGACAGGGTCTGCCAAAAAACCGTATACATAGTCGCTGAAAATATACCCGATAACCGTTCCGATAGCAATCGCATACAAAGAAATAAGAAATACTTTTCTTAATTCTTTAACATGTCCCAGAAGCGTCATTTCTACGTTTCTTTGTTTTCTCCGTTGCACTATTTCGCTCCTCCATCAGCTAAATATAAGCCATTAATTATTCTATCATGATATTTCAAGAATACCAAATATACTTTCCATGTTCTAGAAAAGTTTCTGATTCGCGTCAGACAAAAAAAACCTCAGGTCTGAGATTGATATTTAGCAATGTTTCTCAGTGGCTTGAGAGCTCCAAGATCTTCACGAAGGATATTTATTATTGTAAGACTCCTGTACCGGCACGTTTATTTCGCTCGATTTCCGCTGATAGAAATTCCATTAATTCCTGTAAAGGTTTGATCGGTAGATAATCGCGGATTTGAGCCAGGTTCTCTTCTGCTTTACTGAGATTTTCCTGTAATATTGAAGCACAGTCCGGCTCTTCCGAAGCTGCCCAGGCCATCCCTATACAGTACCCAAAGTTCTCCAGTTTATCTATATGCGTTTGGGGAATCCCAGAAAGTTTAGCACTGAGTTTCACAGCCAGCGCTGTCAGAGAAGCTCTTTCTTTCCCTAAGATCATGTTATATCCCTGGAAAGGGATACACTTATTTTTATACCGCCAGCGTATCAGAATGCCTTCATTGATCGTCTTGATCAGTTTGACAAACTGGCTGGCATATGGAAATATATCTTCCTGACATACCTTCTTCAGAGTTTGTCCAAACATAAAATCCCCTGTCAGTACAGGAAACTGCCTGGCATGTTCGGACATATCCTCATCAGTAATCAGTTTATGAATATGATGCGCCAAAAAAACATATTGAAAAACGGTTGCGAGGGAAAGAATAGTTTTGTTGATTTTTCCGGTCATGAAGCTTACAGACAAAACCAATGCCGGACTCATATACCTATCCAGATTATTCATCGGCAGCTTCAACAGATCATCAAGCGTTGATGAATTAAACTGCATTTCTTTATTCATTTCCGTTTCAACTGTTTTTAGTTCCGATTCAACGCTATAAACTTCGATCACCTTTGATTCCCCTCCAGAAATCCTAAGTTTTCCACATAGTTCTGTGTTATTTTACATTATTCGTGATTAAAAATAAAAATCCTGCCCTGTCGTTTCTGTCTATTATTCAAGAAACGACATAATTCTATACATAATGTATGTATTGTATCAAGTAAATAGACCTTTAGCAATCCCGAGTCTGCCAAAGGTCTATCTTTTTTGTTAGATCATTTTTGCAATGAGTTCGGCCGGATCGACAACGTGAACATTTCGATCAGGCTTAGCCTTATCTTTGACGCCGTCTTCCAGCATCGTAATGCAGTATGGGCAGTTGGCGCCAATGGCTTGAGGATCTTTGGAAAGTGCTTGTTCTACTCTTAGGTTATTGATACGGTCACCCAGATTTTCCTCCATCCACATTCTGGCTCCACCTGCACCGCAACAAAAGCTCTTGTCATGGTTGCGGTCCATCTCGACGAGCTGAACCCCCGGAATCCTATTGAAGAGTGCTCTTGGTGCATCATATTCCTGCTGGTAGCGCCCGAGATAACAGGAGTCATGATACACAATTCTTTGTTCCGGCAGCCGAACGTCTTTATTCAGTTTCAGCTTGCCTTCTTCGATAAGCTGGTTAATGAACTGGGTATGATGAATCACTTCATAATTACCGCCAAGTTCCGGATACTCATTTTTCAGGGTATTGAAGCAGTGCGGACAGGTAGTGATAATCTTTTTCACGCCATAGTTATTCAGGATGCCTATATTTTCTTTGGCCATGAACTGGAAGAGATATTCGTTGCCGGCACGGCGGGCAAAATCACCGCAGCATTTCTCTTCTCTGCCAAGGATCGCAAAGTTGACGCCGGCAGCCTTAAGGATTTTGGCAGTAGCTACAGAAACCTTCTTCGCACGGTTGTCGAAAGAACCGGCACAGCCTACCCAGAATAGATACTCCGGATTCTCTGCTGTTTTCATGACCGGGATATCAAGATCTTTGGCCCAGCCGGCACGCTCGCTCCAGCTGACGCCCCATGGATTGTATTTGCTCTCCACATTACGGAAAGCGAGCTGCAGCTCAGGTGCATAGTTGTTTTCATTCATCACCTCATACCGACGCATATCAATGATCTTGTTGACATGTTCGTTCGATACCGGGCATAAAGTCTGACAGGCTGAACAGGTCGTACAGGACCAGAGTTCATCACGTGTAAAGACATCGCCGATTAAGTGCTTTTGAAGTATTTCCGCACACTCGCGGTCCTCCTTGGCAATCTTCCTGAAATCTTCAGCTGTTAAATCAGCTGTGGATTCAAGGCCAAGCTTGGTCATCTCAGCGCCTTTTTCCAGAAGATGATCTTTCAGCTCTCTGCTTAAGAGTTTTTTCGGATTCAACGGTTTACCGGAGATATTGGCCGGACAGTTATCCATACAACGGCCGCATTCTCCGCACGCGAAGCTGTCCAGCAGTTGCTTCCAGGTAAAGTTTTCAATTCTGCCTACACCGTACTCCGTAACCTTTTCGTCCAGCAGATCCATTGCCGGAATCTGAGCGCCGGCAGGTTTCAATGTAGCAAAATAGCCATTGAACGGCGAGGCCAGCAAATGCATGTGCTTGGAGTTCGGGATATAGACCAGGAACCCGAGAATGATCAGCACATGGGTCCACCAGCAAATTTCAATGATGACACGGAGCGTTTCAGCGTTGTAGCCCTGGTACAGTCCGGCAAACAGATGATAGATGAAGGCCAGGTTATAAGCAGAGTTTGCCTCTAAGACAATTTTGGCTCCACTGGTCAGCCATTCGGTGATAATAACCAGGAAGATCAGAATCACGATGATCGCGGCTTCCGGTGTTCGGTAGAGACGTTTGGGCTTGACGATCCATCTTCTGATCACACCAATGATTAAACCAACAAATACGAGTGTCGACAGAATGTCTTTAATTAGATAGAAGTAGGGATTTGTTCCGAGCAATGGAACATGGACAGATGGGAACAGTCCTTCGATCATAAACGGGATTTCTCCTAAGGCAATGAATATGAATCCCCAGAAGATAAACAAGTGAATATAGCCGTAAAATTCCCTGAGCATTTTGCCCTGCAATAAAACGGTCACAATAAAATTCTTTAAACGTTTGCCCGGGTTGTCAAACCTGTTTTCTTTCGCGCCTAAAGTCAAAATACGAATTTTTTTACTTAAGGCGTGAACAAACGCATAAACTGCAAGTCCTGTCAGCACTAAAAATATAATCAGCTTTAAAGAAAGCAATTCTAACACCTTCCTTTTCTTAATCTTCCTCTTTTATCCTTTTATCCGTCAGCCGTATCTTCTTATCATTAGAGACCGTTTTTTACGCCCTTTTTAACGCTTTGATCTTTTGGGTCAGCATCGGCACAATTTGGTGAAGATCCCCAACAAGGCCATAAGTCGCGATGTTGAAAATTGGCGCTTCGGGATCATTGTTAATTGCGACAATGATTTCAGAGGTATTCATTCCGGCAAGATGCTGAATAGCGCCTGAAATACCACAGGCAATATAAAGCTTCGGGGCAACCGTTTTTCCGGTCTGCCCTACCTGACGATAATGCGGAACCCATCCTGCATCAACTGCTGCGCGTGATGCACCGGCTACACCACCAAGGGCTTCAGCCAGTTCTTCAATCAAACGGTAATTTTCCGGACCGCCGATGCCTCTGCCGCCGGAGACGATGATCTCAGCATCCTGTAGATTGACGGTATGAGATATGCTTTGAACAATATCTAAAATCTTGGTGGTCATATCCGCTTCTTTAACAGAGCTTTCACAGCGAATAACTTCACCTGTCCGGTTATAATCGGGATCATCCATCTTCATGACTTTTGGACGGACTGTGGCCATCTGCGGGCGGTGATTTGGGCATAGAATGGTCGCCATCACATTACCGCCAAACGCAGGCCGGGTCTGTCTTAACAGACGTGTTTCCGGATCAATGGAAAGAGCGGTGCAGTCCGCCGTAAGACCGGTGGTAATTCTGACAGCAATGCGTGCTGCAAAGTCACGTCCATTATTGGTCGCGCCAAACAATAGAATTTCCGGTTTATATTTATTGATGATTTCAACAATCGCATCCGTGTAGGAATCGGTACGATAATCCTTAAACACAGGGCCGTCTACCAGATAGACCTTTTCGGCTCCGTAAGCAAAACACTCTTTAGCAAGTTCGCCGACATTTTCGCCAAGAAGCACGCCCGCTAATTCCACCTTCAGTTCATTAGCCAGCTTGCGGCCTTCACTTAGCAGCTCAAGCGCTACGGTGTCAATCTTTCCGTTGCGCTGTTCGAT
This window contains:
- a CDS encoding electron transfer flavoprotein subunit alpha, coding for MSVKIQENQCNGCGACVDRCPFGAIEIVAGIAKLKDNCTGCGACSKACPNSAIEVTKKAKKAPKNNDVYKGVWVFIEQRNGKIDTVALELLSEGRKLANELKVELAGVLLGENVGELAKECFAYGAEKVYLVDGPVFKDYRTDSYTDAIVEIINKYKPEILLFGATNNGRDFAARIAVRITTGLTADCTALSIDPETRLLRQTRPAFGGNVMATILCPNHRPQMATVRPKVMKMDDPDYNRTGEVIRCESSVKEADMTTKILDIVQSISHTVNLQDAEIIVSGGRGIGGPENYRLIEELAEALGGVAGASRAAVDAGWVPHYRQVGQTGKTVAPKLYIACGISGAIQHLAGMNTSEIIVAINNDPEAPIFNIATYGLVGDLHQIVPMLTQKIKALKRA
- the tatA gene encoding twin-arginine translocase TatA/TatE family subunit codes for the protein MQPIFGMIAPMTLVIILVVVLIIFGPGKLPELGKAMGKGIKEFKSATDDLEDSVKGTKDSTEEKKEG
- a CDS encoding (Fe-S)-binding protein, whose translation is MLSLKLIIFLVLTGLAVYAFVHALSKKIRILTLGAKENRFDNPGKRLKNFIVTVLLQGKMLREFYGYIHLFIFWGFIFIALGEIPFMIEGLFPSVHVPLLGTNPYFYLIKDILSTLVFVGLIIGVIRRWIVKPKRLYRTPEAAIIVILIFLVIITEWLTSGAKIVLEANSAYNLAFIYHLFAGLYQGYNAETLRVIIEICWWTHVLIILGFLVYIPNSKHMHLLASPFNGYFATLKPAGAQIPAMDLLDEKVTEYGVGRIENFTWKQLLDSFACGECGRCMDNCPANISGKPLNPKKLLSRELKDHLLEKGAEMTKLGLESTADLTAEDFRKIAKEDRECAEILQKHLIGDVFTRDELWSCTTCSACQTLCPVSNEHVNKIIDMRRYEVMNENNYAPELQLAFRNVESKYNPWGVSWSERAGWAKDLDIPVMKTAENPEYLFWVGCAGSFDNRAKKVSVATAKILKAAGVNFAILGREEKCCGDFARRAGNEYLFQFMAKENIGILNNYGVKKIITTCPHCFNTLKNEYPELGGNYEVIHHTQFINQLIEEGKLKLNKDVRLPEQRIVYHDSCYLGRYQQEYDAPRALFNRIPGVQLVEMDRNHDKSFCCGAGGARMWMEENLGDRINNLRVEQALSKDPQAIGANCPYCITMLEDGVKDKAKPDRNVHVVDPAELIAKMI
- a CDS encoding polyprenyl synthetase family protein; its protein translation is MKRQKFFREINADLKKVEKELDKFLNVDDPMFSQTCLYLLQAGGKRLRPSFTLLAGKFFDYRFEKLLPVAMALELIHMATLIHDDVVDASLTRRGRPTLTAGWGNTVSMATGDYLFAKALELIVKIDNSAVSSILADVCIEMCQGEIQQIKSSYDTTQTLKQYLYRIQRKTALLIGLCCKLGAKVSNASPRQIWLMSKYGNYLGLAFQIVDDILDITANPKELGKPVGGDIRQGIITLPMIFALKDSLQKERLKELLGQKTKTDAEVAEAIQLIIQAGGIDKSSKVVEQYIVKAKTNLRELPDIPAKAALIELADFIGERSY
- a CDS encoding epoxyqueuosine reductase QueH; the protein is MVKEKILIHACCATCAGYVLEQLSGDFTPVIYYCNPNIHPKEEYLLRSSELQKYAAAQNISFIEDPYVPRQWLTQVKGLENEPEKGLRCDRCFALRLQKTAAYALKNDISIFTTTLTISPHKSSKRILEIGQKVADENCLKFLARNFKKQDGYKKTMEIARSQNFYLQKYCGCVYSVR
- a CDS encoding peptidase, with translation MNDQRRKALLEEIEKIRHSKVIVYFSYTPLDDGILVPLYQELNKIGRTPKIDLFLHSYGGAVDTPYKVVMLIREFCEEFSVIVPFSAKSAASMIVLGADEVVMGPISELGPIDPLVKHPLYKDFWIPVQALRCCFEYIEELIENNSNTEVSEIIVNSVLNKLDPWLIGDYEKALKASRQYAESLLSKYMLKNNKEKVKVVTQNLTNGYFSHGYPIGRAEAKEMGICVTEASGELWGLIWELYLVYQSMFSGENTCNFSLSTIG
- the tatC gene encoding twin-arginine translocase subunit TatC, with product MQRRKQRNVEMTLLGHVKELRKVFLISLYAIAIGTVIGYIFSDYVYGFLADPVTEMAGVSFITTTPMEPIMVKLQISVVTGIMIALPVVLWQIWSFILPGLKKNERKYLYYIVASSFILFIAGAAFAYYLVLPVCLKFLLLAGGGAVDSTPFVTKSSYLKFILTFMGTFGAVFQLPVVLLFLMRTGHLSPKTLAKFRKWAFFAIVILTVVVSPTPDLLTQLLMAGPIYMLYELSIWLGYLITRKKKELQPSENEEGGGQNQ
- a CDS encoding polyprenyl synthetase family protein; the protein is MIEVYSVESELKTVETEMNKEMQFNSSTLDDLLKLPMNNLDRYMSPALVLSVSFMTGKINKTILSLATVFQYVFLAHHIHKLITDEDMSEHARQFPVLTGDFMFGQTLKKVCQEDIFPYASQFVKLIKTINEGILIRWRYKNKCIPFQGYNMILGKERASLTALAVKLSAKLSGIPQTHIDKLENFGYCIGMAWAASEEPDCASILQENLSKAEENLAQIRDYLPIKPLQELMEFLSAEIERNKRAGTGVLQ
- a CDS encoding CBS domain-containing protein; protein product: MKNVAFFLIPKKDVIFLKKNATMRQALERMEYHGYAAIPLVDSKGHYAGTVTEGDLLWKLKNTPDLTFGNTEKIHLDEIEQRTQNAPVSINAQINDLISRAIQQNFVPVIDDQGIFIGIVRRREIIEYCAKLLNVNADNLRII
- a CDS encoding twin-arginine translocase TatA/TatE family subunit, with the translated sequence MSMTEIALILVIAVVLFGPEDLPVVARTLGKIIFQVRKFTNEVTREFRGALSAPNGLIQNALKEDPPKDKPAQSKKIAEDEELLSYQEIEEPSPDKQENQKDMQAGE